CGTTATTAGAACCGAATGGAATGGGTTATAACTTTTTGCCCGAATTTGTATGCAAAATCAGCGGGAAATCAGTTAAGCAGACGATCAATGCCCATCTGTACATTATTCATAATGCGCGCCGGCCAGCCGTCAGCGCCAAAATGGGGCATGCCGGGCGGGAACCAGAGCGCCCCAGCGACCAGCGCCAGACAGAACAACCGCTCCAGCTGATTGCCCGATTTGGTATTTAATATCGGCAGTCGAAAACGCCAGCGGCACGGCCACAACAGCGGCACCCCGGCCGGCGTGAGCATATCCGCTGCAATATGGCTGAGATAGCCTAATACCATGCCGTGCATGGCATCGCTGGGTAATGGGGAGCCGTGCGGCAGATTAAACTGCAGCAGCGTTACGCCGCCCAGCACCGCCAGCAAACTGTGGGTAAAGCCGCGATGGCCGAATGCCCGAGCGATAGGCTGCGAAATCCAGCGAAAGCGCTGGCCAAGCGTAGAGCGCGGATGATCGATATCGGGCAGCAGGCAGGTCAACAGCACCGCCGGAATAATGTGCCACCAGTCGCCGTTTGCCAGCTCTGGCGTTAGCTCAGCGCGCTTGGCAAAAATAGCGCTGGCAATGGCGAAAATAACGTGGCCTTCGGCCGTCATGGAGATAACCTGGATACATAACTGTCAATGTATCCAGTATAGGGGATTTATACAGTGGAATGGAAGTTGTGACGCTGTAACCAAAAGTGAATAACGGACGGAGCCAGACTCCATCCGTTATGGTTAGCGCGCCAGCCAGCCGCCGTCAACGGCCAGGGTGTAGCCATTAACGTAGTCAGATGCGGCTGAGGCTAAAAACACCACCGGACCCATCATATCGTCGGGCTTGCCCCAGCGTCCGGCCGGAATACGGCCAAGGATTTCCTGGCTGCGATCTTCATCGTTACGCAGCTGCTCGGTATTGTTGGTCGCCATATAGCCTGGAGCGATAGCGTTAACATTAATGTTATGCGCCGCCCATTCGTTGGCCATCAGGCGCGTCAGGCCCATCACCGCGCTTTTGGAGGCGGTATAGGAAGGCACGCGAATGCCGCCCTGGAAAGAGAGCATCGAGGCGATATTAATGATTTTGCCGCCGTTGCCCTGACTGATAAACTGGCGCGCCACCGCCTGCGACAGAAAGAATACCGTTTTGCTGTTGAT
This Mixta hanseatica DNA region includes the following protein-coding sequences:
- a CDS encoding metal-dependent hydrolase, whose protein sequence is MTAEGHVIFAIASAIFAKRAELTPELANGDWWHIIPAVLLTCLLPDIDHPRSTLGQRFRWISQPIARAFGHRGFTHSLLAVLGGVTLLQFNLPHGSPLPSDAMHGMVLGYLSHIAADMLTPAGVPLLWPCRWRFRLPILNTKSGNQLERLFCLALVAGALWFPPGMPHFGADGWPARIMNNVQMGIDRLLN
- the kduD gene encoding 2-dehydro-3-deoxy-D-gluconate 5-dehydrogenase KduD, giving the protein MILNAFNLEGKVALITGCNTGLGQGMAVGLAQAGCDIVGVNHAGADDTPVLVEATGRRFTNINADLMDSSCIPQVMEQAVAAYGRIDILVNNAGIIRRQDAIEFSEQNWDDVMNINSKTVFFLSQAVARQFISQGNGGKIINIASMLSFQGGIRVPSYTASKSAVMGLTRLMANEWAAHNINVNAIAPGYMATNNTEQLRNDEDRSQEILGRIPAGRWGKPDDMMGPVVFLASAASDYVNGYTLAVDGGWLAR